DNA from Corynebacterium stationis:
GTACCGGCAGCGAATCCGTCATCGGTCTTTCCGACGGCACCACCATGACCGGCGCCGAGATTGTCAACGCCGCGATGGAAGGTGCTTTAGGCGAAAAGCTTTACGTCGGTTTGTTCCATCCCACCACCGGCCCGGTCAATCTTTATGAAGCCCGCTTCGCTTCCGACAAGCTGCGAACCCTGGCTATGACCGAGAATCTCGTCTGCCCCTGGCCTGACTGCAACGTGCCGGCCGACAGGTGCCAAGTCCACCACATCGACGCCCACAAACACGGTGGGCATACCAAGCCGTCGAATCTGACGATGTTGTGTAAGTATCACAACGGCGTCAATGATGACGGCCCGGCTACGCCGGGCGGGAAGAAAAGAGGACCAGGCAAACCAAAACGCGGCAAGCCGAAGCGGGGAAGAATGCACCGACACCGCGGCAAAGTCCGCCTGCGCACCCCAGGCGGCAAACTACTAGGCAATACTCACGACCTCAGCAGCATGGGAGCGATGAACCTGATCTAATAGGGCATAACCACGCTGAAACTGTGGACCGAAAGGTGGAAGAGAAAATAAACCCAATCGACTAAGGTTGTTGACATGAACGCAACCGCAGTTGAGATCATTTCTTCCCGCGCTGTGCCGCTTGGTGGTCCGCGTGCGATGACGGTTCATCGCACGCTTCCACAGCGCCAACGATCGCTCATTGGCGCGTGGTGCTTTGTCGATCATTTTGGTCCCGAGGATGTGTCAAAGACCGGTGGCATGGACGTTGCGCCGCACCCGCACACTGGTCTGCAGACCGCGACGTGGCTCTTTACCGGCGAGATCAGCCACATCGATGCCGGCGGCGGACGCGGCCTCGTCCATCCCGGCGAGTTCTATTTGATGACTGCCGGCGACGGCATTTCGCATACGGAGACCACCACGGAAAAGACCACGATCTTGCATGGTGTGCAGCTGTGGATTGCGCTGCCGGATGCCACACGCAGTACTGCCGAGCGCGACTTGGCCTATTTCAAACCGCCAGCTACCGAGCTCGATGGCGGTCAGCTCAAGGTATTTATGGGTGAGCTCATGGGTGCAGCCAGCCCGGTGCATTCGCACACACCGATGGTCGGCGCGGAAATCACCATCGATCCGCGCTCAGAAATCGTGCTTGACCTCAACCCCGAGTTTGAACACGGCGTGATCGCAGACTCCGGAACCATCGTGGTCGCAGATACCGAGCTGGAAAAGACGCAGATTGGATACACCGGCATCGGTGAAACGCGTCTGCGCATCCGCAACGATTCCGATGACATGGGTCGCGCACTATTTATCGGCGGCGAACCACTGCGGGAAGAAATCCTCATGTGGTGGAATTTCATCGGTCGCGACCACGATGAAATCGTGCGCTTTCGCGACACTTGGCAAGCTAGCCAAGGCGAAGACGTCGACGGCCAATTCGGTTTCGTCGATGGCTACATCGGCCACGGCGGCGTCGGCGAAGATGGCCTTGGCCGCAACGCCGATGGCATGACGTGGCTTCCCGCACCGAATCTCCCCAATGCCCGAATGCGCCCGCGCACTCTTACCGAACCCGTCGCGCGGCCAAACATGAAAATCTAAACCTTTTGCTTAACTCCGCGCGAGCTAAGAAACAGCACGACGGCGACTACCGCGA
Protein-coding regions in this window:
- a CDS encoding pirin family protein; its protein translation is MNATAVEIISSRAVPLGGPRAMTVHRTLPQRQRSLIGAWCFVDHFGPEDVSKTGGMDVAPHPHTGLQTATWLFTGEISHIDAGGGRGLVHPGEFYLMTAGDGISHTETTTEKTTILHGVQLWIALPDATRSTAERDLAYFKPPATELDGGQLKVFMGELMGAASPVHSHTPMVGAEITIDPRSEIVLDLNPEFEHGVIADSGTIVVADTELEKTQIGYTGIGETRLRIRNDSDDMGRALFIGGEPLREEILMWWNFIGRDHDEIVRFRDTWQASQGEDVDGQFGFVDGYIGHGGVGEDGLGRNADGMTWLPAPNLPNARMRPRTLTEPVARPNMKI